A genomic window from Klebsiella quasipneumoniae subsp. quasipneumoniae includes:
- the yiiM gene encoding 6-hydroxyaminopurine reductase produces the protein MHYPVNVFVGKIRDYTGSRPSAIGKIQVDGELQLGDLGLEGDEQAEKKIHGGPDRALCHYPREHYADWIREFPQQADRFCAPAFGENLSTTGLTEQNVYIGDIFRWGEALIQVTQPRSPCFKLNFHFAIGDMAQLMQNSGKTGWLYRVIAGGQVSSDAPLELVSRLSDVSVHEAGAIAWQMPFDDDQYHRLLSAAGLSVSWSRTMQKRRLSGKIEDNSRRLWGK, from the coding sequence ATGCATTATCCGGTGAATGTCTTTGTCGGCAAAATCAGGGACTACACGGGCAGTCGTCCCAGCGCGATCGGCAAAATCCAGGTTGACGGCGAGTTGCAGCTCGGCGATCTCGGTCTCGAAGGGGATGAGCAGGCAGAGAAGAAAATACACGGCGGGCCGGACCGCGCGCTGTGTCACTATCCGCGCGAACACTATGCCGACTGGATCCGTGAATTTCCCCAGCAGGCCGATCGGTTCTGCGCCCCGGCGTTCGGCGAAAACCTCTCCACCACCGGCCTCACCGAACAAAACGTCTACATTGGCGATATCTTTCGCTGGGGCGAGGCGCTGATCCAGGTCACCCAGCCGCGCTCTCCGTGCTTCAAGCTCAACTTTCATTTTGCGATCGGTGATATGGCGCAGCTGATGCAAAACAGCGGGAAGACCGGCTGGTTGTACCGGGTGATCGCCGGGGGGCAAGTCTCCAGCGATGCGCCGCTCGAACTGGTCTCTCGCCTGAGCGATGTCAGCGTCCATGAGGCCGGGGCGATTGCCTGGCAGATGCCGTTTGATGACGATCAGTACCACCGCTTATTGTCGGCAGCGGGCCTGTCGGTAAGCTGGAGTCGAACCATGCAGAAGCGCCGTTTAAGCGGCAAGATCGAGGATAATTCACGGCGATTGTGGGGGAAATAA
- the pfkA gene encoding 6-phosphofructokinase, whose product MIKKIGVLTSGGDAPGMNAAIRGVVRAALTEGLEVFGIYDGYLGLYEDRMVQLDRYSVSDMINRGGTFLGSARFPEFREEHIRAVAIENMKKRGLDALVVIGGDGSYMGAMRLTEMGFPCIGLPGTIDNDIKGTDYTIGFFTALSTVVEAIDRLRDTSSSHQRISVVEVMGRYCGDLTLAAAIAGGCEFIMVPEVEYTRDDLVAEIKAGIAKGKKHAIVAITEHMCDVDELASYIEKETGRETRATVLGHIQRGGSPVPYDRILASRMGAYAIELLLQGHGGRCVGIQNEKLVHHDIIDAIENMKRPFKNDWLDCAKKLY is encoded by the coding sequence ATGATTAAGAAAATCGGTGTGTTGACAAGTGGCGGTGATGCGCCGGGCATGAACGCAGCAATTCGTGGCGTTGTGCGCGCGGCATTAACGGAAGGTCTGGAAGTTTTTGGAATCTATGACGGTTACCTCGGCTTGTACGAAGACCGTATGGTTCAGCTCGACCGTTACAGCGTTTCCGACATGATCAACCGCGGCGGCACCTTCCTGGGCTCCGCTCGCTTCCCGGAATTCCGCGAAGAACACATCCGCGCAGTGGCTATCGAAAACATGAAGAAGCGTGGCCTGGACGCGCTGGTGGTTATCGGTGGTGACGGGTCCTATATGGGGGCGATGCGCCTGACCGAGATGGGCTTCCCGTGCATCGGCCTGCCGGGCACCATCGACAACGATATCAAAGGCACTGACTACACCATCGGCTTCTTCACCGCTCTGAGCACCGTGGTGGAAGCGATTGACCGTCTGCGCGACACCTCCTCTTCGCACCAGCGTATCTCCGTGGTGGAAGTGATGGGCCGTTACTGTGGCGACCTGACTCTGGCGGCGGCGATTGCCGGCGGCTGTGAGTTCATCATGGTGCCGGAAGTGGAATATACCCGTGACGATCTGGTAGCGGAAATCAAAGCCGGCATCGCGAAAGGGAAGAAACACGCTATCGTGGCGATCACCGAGCACATGTGCGACGTTGACGAGCTGGCAAGCTACATCGAGAAAGAGACCGGCCGTGAAACCCGCGCTACCGTCCTCGGCCACATTCAGCGCGGCGGTTCCCCGGTTCCTTACGACCGTATCCTGGCTTCCCGCATGGGCGCCTATGCGATTGAGCTGCTGCTGCAGGGCCATGGCGGCCGTTGCGTCGGCATCCAGAACGAGAAGCTGGTGCACCACGACATCATCGATGCCATCGAGAACATGAAGCGTCCGTTCAAGAACGACTGGCTGGATTGCGCGAAGAAACTGTACTAA
- the cpxA gene encoding envelope stress sensor histidine kinase CpxA — MIGSLTARIFAIFWLTLALVLMLVLMLPKLDSRQMTELLESEQRQGIMIEQHVEAELANDPPNDLMWWRRLFRAIDKWAPPGQRLLLVTSEGRVIGAERNEMQIIRNFIGQADNADHPQKKRYGRLEMVGPFSVRDGEDNYQLYLIRPASTSQSDFINLLFDRPLLLLIVTMLVSAPLLLWLAWSLAKPARKLKNAADEVAQGNLRQHPELEAGPQEFLAAGASFNQMVTALERMMTSQQRLLSDISHELRTPLTRLQLGTALLRRRSGESKELERIETEAHRLDSMINDLLVMSRNQAKNALVSETVKANQLWGEVLDNAAFEAEQMGKSFTVEYPPGPWPLYGNPNALESALENIVRNALRYSHTKISVSFSVDKDGITVNVDDDGPGVSPEDREQIFRPFYRTDEARDRESGGTGLGLAIVETAIQQHRGWVKADDSPLGGLRLTLWLPLYKRT, encoded by the coding sequence ATGATTGGAAGTTTGACTGCACGCATCTTCGCCATCTTCTGGCTCACGCTGGCGCTGGTGTTGATGCTGGTGCTGATGCTGCCCAAACTGGACTCTCGGCAGATGACCGAGCTGCTGGAAAGCGAGCAGCGTCAAGGCATCATGATCGAGCAGCACGTCGAGGCCGAGCTGGCCAACGATCCGCCAAACGACCTGATGTGGTGGCGTCGTCTGTTTCGCGCCATCGATAAATGGGCGCCTCCGGGTCAGCGCCTGCTGTTGGTCACCAGCGAAGGCCGCGTGATCGGCGCAGAACGCAACGAGATGCAGATCATTCGCAACTTTATCGGCCAGGCCGATAACGCCGATCATCCGCAGAAAAAACGCTATGGCCGCCTGGAAATGGTGGGCCCGTTCTCCGTCAGGGATGGGGAGGATAACTATCAGCTGTATCTGATCCGTCCCGCCAGCACCTCACAATCCGACTTTATCAACCTGCTGTTTGACCGGCCGCTGCTGCTGCTGATCGTCACAATGCTGGTTAGCGCCCCGCTGCTGCTGTGGCTGGCGTGGAGCCTGGCGAAACCGGCGCGTAAGCTGAAAAATGCCGCTGACGAGGTCGCCCAGGGCAACCTGCGGCAGCATCCGGAGCTGGAAGCCGGACCGCAGGAGTTTTTAGCCGCTGGCGCCAGCTTTAACCAGATGGTGACGGCCCTGGAGCGGATGATGACCAGCCAGCAACGGCTGCTGTCCGATATCTCGCACGAGCTGCGCACGCCGCTCACGCGCCTGCAGCTGGGCACCGCCCTGCTGCGCCGCCGCAGCGGTGAGAGCAAAGAGCTGGAGCGTATCGAAACTGAAGCGCACCGGCTGGACAGCATGATCAACGACCTGCTGGTGATGTCGCGCAATCAGGCGAAAAACGCCCTGGTGAGCGAGACGGTTAAAGCCAATCAGCTGTGGGGCGAAGTGCTGGACAACGCGGCGTTTGAAGCCGAGCAGATGGGTAAATCGTTCACCGTTGAGTATCCGCCGGGTCCGTGGCCGCTGTACGGTAACCCCAATGCGCTGGAAAGCGCGCTGGAGAATATCGTCCGCAACGCCCTGCGCTACTCGCACACGAAGATTTCCGTCAGCTTCTCAGTGGATAAAGACGGGATTACGGTTAACGTCGATGACGACGGCCCGGGAGTCAGCCCGGAGGATCGCGAGCAGATTTTCCGGCCATTCTACCGGACCGACGAGGCGCGCGACCGCGAGTCCGGCGGCACCGGCCTGGGGCTGGCGATTGTCGAAACCGCTATTCAGCAGCACCGTGGCTGGGTGAAGGCCGACGACAGCCCGCTGGGCGGTCTGCGCTTAACCCTCTGGCTGCCGCTGTATAAACGGACCTGA
- the rhaT gene encoding L-rhamnose/proton symporter RhaT, whose translation MNHAITMGIFWHLIGAASAACFYAPFKKVKHWSWETMWSVGGIVSWLILPWAISATLLPDFWAYYRSFNASTLLPVFLFGAMWGIGNINYGLTMRYLGMSMGIGIAIGITLIVGTLMTPIINGQFSVLMHTQGGQMTLLGVLVAVVGVGIVTRAGQLKERKMGIKAEEFNLKKGLLLAVMCGIFSAGMSFAMNAAKPMHDAAAALGIDPLYAALPSYVVIMGGGALVNLGFCFIRLAKVKNLSVKADFSLAKPLIISNLLLSALGGLMWYLQFFFYAWGHASIPAQYDYMSWMLHMSFYVLCGGLVGLVLKEWNNAGRRPVSVLSLGCVVIIIAANIVGLGMAS comes from the coding sequence ATGAACCACGCGATTACGATGGGTATTTTTTGGCATTTGATAGGGGCCGCCAGTGCCGCCTGTTTCTATGCCCCGTTCAAGAAAGTAAAACACTGGTCGTGGGAAACCATGTGGTCGGTCGGGGGGATCGTCTCCTGGCTGATCCTGCCCTGGGCCATCAGCGCCACCCTGTTACCCGATTTCTGGGCCTACTACCGCTCCTTTAACGCCTCCACGCTGCTGCCGGTCTTTCTGTTCGGCGCCATGTGGGGCATCGGTAATATCAACTATGGCCTGACCATGCGCTATCTCGGCATGTCGATGGGGATTGGCATCGCCATTGGCATCACGCTGATTGTCGGTACGCTGATGACGCCGATTATTAACGGTCAGTTTTCGGTGCTGATGCACACCCAGGGCGGTCAAATGACGCTGCTCGGCGTGCTGGTGGCGGTGGTTGGCGTTGGCATCGTCACCCGCGCGGGTCAGCTGAAAGAGCGCAAAATGGGCATCAAAGCCGAAGAGTTCAATCTGAAGAAAGGGCTTCTGCTGGCGGTGATGTGCGGTATCTTCTCGGCAGGGATGTCGTTCGCGATGAACGCCGCCAAACCGATGCATGATGCCGCCGCGGCGCTCGGCATCGACCCGTTATATGCGGCGCTGCCAAGCTACGTGGTGATTATGGGCGGCGGGGCGCTGGTCAACCTTGGCTTCTGCTTTATTCGTCTGGCGAAAGTGAAGAACCTGTCCGTCAAAGCCGATTTCTCACTGGCCAAACCGCTCATCATCAGCAACCTGCTGCTTTCCGCCCTCGGCGGCCTGATGTGGTATCTCCAGTTCTTCTTCTATGCCTGGGGCCACGCCAGCATTCCGGCGCAGTATGACTATATGAGCTGGATGCTGCACATGAGTTTCTACGTACTGTGCGGCGGTCTGGTGGGTCTGGTGCTGAAAGAGTGGAACAACGCCGGTCGTCGTCCGGTGAGCGTCCTGAGCCTCGGCTGCGTGGTGATCATCATCGCCGCCAACATCGTCGGTCTGGGAATGGCCAGTTAA
- the fieF gene encoding CDF family cation-efflux transporter FieF (FieF, a metal efflux transporter, is a member of the CDF (cation diffusion facilitator) family of transporters.), translating to MNQSYGRLVSRAAIAATAMASALLLIKIFAWWYTGSVSILAALVDSLVDIAASLTNLLVVRYSLQPADEEHTFGHGKAESLAALAQSMFISGSALFLFLTGIQHLVRPEPLQAAGVGVVVTLIALFSTLALVTFQRWVVRKTQSQAVRADMLHYQSDVMMNGAILVALGLSWYGWHRADALFALGIGIYILYSALRMGYEAVQSLLDRALPDEERQDIITIVTAWPGIRGAHDLRTRQSGPTRFIQIHLEMEDNLPLVQAHVIADQVEQAILRRFPGSDVIIHQDPSSVVPAAQQGFFER from the coding sequence ATGAATCAATCTTATGGCCGGTTGGTCAGCCGCGCCGCTATCGCAGCGACGGCGATGGCCTCCGCGTTACTTTTGATCAAAATTTTTGCGTGGTGGTATACCGGTTCAGTCAGTATTCTGGCCGCGCTGGTGGATTCGCTGGTGGATATTGCCGCCTCGCTGACCAACCTGCTGGTGGTGCGCTATTCGCTGCAGCCTGCTGATGAAGAACATACCTTTGGCCACGGCAAAGCGGAGTCGCTGGCGGCGCTGGCGCAAAGCATGTTTATCTCCGGCTCGGCGCTGTTTCTGTTTCTTACCGGTATTCAGCACCTGGTGCGTCCGGAGCCGCTACAGGCCGCCGGCGTCGGGGTTGTCGTCACGTTGATTGCCCTGTTCAGCACGCTGGCGCTGGTGACCTTCCAGCGCTGGGTGGTGCGAAAAACCCAAAGCCAGGCGGTGCGGGCGGATATGCTTCATTATCAGTCTGATGTTATGATGAACGGCGCCATTCTGGTGGCGCTGGGCCTCTCCTGGTACGGTTGGCATCGCGCCGATGCGTTGTTTGCCTTAGGAATTGGCATCTATATTTTATATAGCGCGCTGCGGATGGGCTATGAGGCGGTTCAGTCGTTACTCGACCGCGCTTTGCCTGACGAGGAGCGTCAGGACATTATCACCATCGTGACCGCATGGCCCGGCATCCGCGGGGCGCACGATCTACGAACGCGGCAGTCAGGGCCGACCCGCTTTATTCAGATTCATTTGGAAATGGAAGATAACCTCCCGCTGGTGCAAGCCCACGTGATTGCAGACCAGGTGGAGCAGGCGATTCTGCGCCGTTTCCCGGGTTCCGATGTCATTATCCATCAGGATCCCAGTTCTGTGGTGCCGGCGGCGCAGCAGGGCTTTTTTGAGCGTTAG
- the rraA gene encoding ribonuclease E activity regulator RraA, whose protein sequence is MKYDTSELCDIYQEDVNVVEPLFSNFGGRSSFGGQIITVKCFEDNGLLYDLLEQNGRGHILLIDGGGSVRRALIDADLARLAVQNEWEGLVVYGAVRQVDDLEELDIGIQALAAIPVGAAGEGIGESDVRVNFGGVTFFSGDHLYADNTGMILSEDPLDIE, encoded by the coding sequence ATGAAATACGATACTTCCGAGCTTTGTGACATCTACCAGGAAGATGTCAACGTCGTGGAACCGCTGTTCTCTAACTTTGGAGGACGGTCGTCGTTTGGTGGACAGATCATTACGGTAAAATGTTTCGAGGATAACGGGTTGCTCTACGATCTGCTCGAGCAGAATGGCCGTGGTCATATTCTCCTGATCGACGGCGGCGGCTCAGTACGACGCGCGTTAATTGACGCTGACCTGGCGCGTCTGGCCGTACAGAATGAATGGGAAGGGTTGGTGGTCTATGGCGCGGTGCGCCAGGTTGACGACCTTGAGGAACTGGATATCGGCATCCAGGCGCTGGCGGCTATTCCGGTCGGCGCGGCTGGCGAAGGCATCGGCGAAAGCGACGTGCGCGTCAATTTCGGCGGCGTGACCTTCTTCAGCGGCGACCATCTGTATGCCGATAACACCGGGATGATTCTGTCGGAAGACCCGCTGGATATCGAATAA
- the cpxP gene encoding cell-envelope stress modulator CpxP, with translation MRNVIAAVMASTLALSAYSQAAEVVTSVNWLPGDEGGQRGSQSHMFDGISLTEQQRQQLRDLMQRARHDRLPVNVSEMETMHRLVTAENFDENAVRAQAEKMAQEQVARQVEMAKVRNQMYHLLTPEQQAVLNAKHQQRMDQLREVARTQKGSAMMLSSSSNTLQPQ, from the coding sequence ATGCGCAATGTTATCGCTGCCGTCATGGCCTCAACGCTGGCGCTAAGTGCATATAGCCAGGCCGCTGAAGTCGTTACCAGCGTTAACTGGCTCCCCGGAGACGAAGGGGGACAGCGCGGTAGCCAGAGCCATATGTTTGACGGCATAAGTTTAACCGAGCAGCAACGTCAGCAGTTACGGGATCTTATGCAACGGGCACGCCACGACAGGCTCCCCGTTAATGTTAGCGAAATGGAGACAATGCATCGCCTTGTCACCGCAGAAAATTTTGATGAAAACGCTGTGCGCGCTCAGGCAGAAAAGATGGCGCAGGAACAGGTTGCTCGCCAGGTCGAGATGGCTAAGGTCCGCAACCAGATGTACCACCTGCTTACGCCAGAGCAGCAAGCGGTTTTAAATGCTAAGCACCAGCAACGTATGGATCAGTTGCGTGAGGTTGCAAGGACGCAGAAAGGCTCAGCGATGATGCTTTCGAGTAGTAGCAACACCCTGCAACCCCAGTAA
- the rhaR gene encoding HTH-type transcriptional activator RhaR, whose protein sequence is MAGLILRKEEFFPSATQAVAVADRYPQNVFAEHTHEFCELVLVWRGNGLHVLNDRPWRITRGDLFYIRAEDKHSYASVNDLVLQNIIYCPERLQLNFDWAGAIPGLFGTPWKPHWRMGSTGMAQARQVISQLEHECSRHDAQGNAMAELLFAQLALTLQRHRYATDNLAATQREALLDKLLAALAASLSRPFVLERFCEQEGGSERALRQQFRQQTGMTINHYLRQLRICHAQYLLQHTERLIGDIAMQCGFEDSNYFSVVFSREIGMSPGQWRQRSRAAA, encoded by the coding sequence GTGGCCGGTCTGATTCTACGTAAAGAGGAGTTTTTCCCTTCCGCCACGCAGGCGGTGGCGGTGGCCGACCGCTACCCGCAAAACGTCTTCGCTGAACACACTCATGAGTTCTGCGAGCTGGTGCTGGTGTGGCGGGGCAACGGGCTGCACGTTCTCAACGACCGTCCCTGGCGCATTACCCGTGGCGATCTGTTCTATATTCGCGCCGAAGATAAACACTCCTATGCTTCCGTTAACGATCTGGTTCTGCAGAACATCATCTATTGCCCGGAGCGGCTGCAGCTCAATTTCGACTGGGCGGGGGCGATCCCTGGCCTCTTCGGCACGCCGTGGAAGCCCCACTGGCGCATGGGCAGCACCGGTATGGCGCAGGCGCGCCAGGTAATTAGCCAGCTTGAGCATGAGTGTTCCCGGCACGATGCGCAGGGGAATGCGATGGCCGAGCTGCTGTTTGCTCAGCTGGCGCTGACCCTCCAGCGCCATCGCTACGCAACGGATAATCTGGCGGCAACGCAGCGCGAAGCGCTGTTGGACAAACTGCTGGCCGCGCTGGCGGCCAGCCTGAGCCGACCCTTTGTCCTGGAGCGTTTCTGCGAGCAGGAGGGCGGCAGCGAGCGGGCGCTACGGCAGCAATTTCGCCAGCAAACCGGCATGACCATCAATCACTATTTACGCCAGCTACGGATCTGCCATGCGCAGTATCTGTTGCAGCATACCGAGCGCTTAATCGGCGATATCGCCATGCAGTGCGGCTTTGAGGACAGTAACTACTTTTCGGTGGTGTTCAGCCGGGAAATCGGCATGTCGCCGGGGCAGTGGCGGCAGCGCAGTCGCGCCGCCGCCTGA
- the cpxR gene encoding envelope stress response regulator transcription factor CpxR, with the protein MNKILLVDDDRELTSLLKELLDMEGFNVLVAHDGEQALALLDDSIDLLLLDVMMPKKNGIDTLKELRQTHQTPVIMLTARGSELDRVLGLELGADDYLPKPFNDRELVARIRAILRRSHWSEQQQTTEAGSPTLEVDALSLNPGRQEANFDGQTLELTGTEFTLLYLLAQHLGQVVSREHLSQEVLGKRLTPFDRAIDMHISNLRRKLPERKDGHPWFKTLRGRGYLMVSAS; encoded by the coding sequence ATGAATAAAATCCTGTTAGTTGATGATGACCGGGAGCTCACCTCCCTGTTAAAAGAGCTGCTCGATATGGAAGGTTTTAACGTGCTGGTGGCCCATGATGGGGAACAGGCGCTGGCCCTTCTGGACGACAGCATTGATTTATTGCTGCTCGACGTAATGATGCCGAAGAAAAACGGTATCGATACGCTTAAAGAGCTGCGTCAGACACACCAGACTCCGGTTATCATGCTAACAGCGCGCGGGAGCGAGCTGGATCGCGTTCTCGGCCTCGAGCTGGGCGCAGATGACTATTTGCCTAAGCCGTTCAACGATCGCGAACTGGTGGCGCGTATACGCGCGATTCTGCGCCGTTCCCACTGGAGCGAACAGCAGCAGACGACCGAAGCCGGCTCGCCGACCCTGGAAGTGGATGCCTTAAGCCTCAATCCGGGCCGTCAGGAAGCCAATTTCGATGGCCAGACGCTGGAGCTCACCGGCACCGAGTTCACCCTGCTCTATCTGTTAGCGCAGCATCTCGGCCAGGTGGTGTCACGCGAACATTTAAGCCAGGAAGTGTTAGGCAAGCGCCTGACGCCGTTCGACCGCGCCATCGATATGCATATTTCCAACCTGCGGCGTAAGCTGCCGGAGCGCAAAGATGGCCATCCGTGGTTTAAAACGCTGCGTGGCCGCGGGTATCTGATGGTTTCCGCTTCATGA
- the rhaS gene encoding HTH-type transcriptional activator RhaS: MTILHSTDFFKAGISTVAIEPRLPQSAFPEHHHDFHEIVIVEQGTGIHVFNGQPYTIGGGSVCFIRDHDRHLYEHTDNLCLTNVLYRAPDAFRFLAGVSQLLPQEQEGNYPSHWRVNQTVLQQVRHIVAQMEAMGSETDTHAVASREILFMQLLVLLRKSSLAEEATNNDARLNQLLAWLEDHFAQEICWEEVAAQFSLSLRTLHRQLKQQTGLTPQRYLNRVRLMKARHLLRHSDESVTDIAYRCGFGDSNHFSTLFRREFSWSPRDIRQGRDAILQ, from the coding sequence ATGACCATATTGCACAGTACGGATTTCTTTAAGGCCGGGATCTCGACGGTGGCTATTGAACCCCGCCTCCCTCAGTCGGCCTTTCCGGAGCATCACCATGATTTCCATGAAATTGTCATCGTGGAGCAGGGCACGGGCATTCACGTCTTCAATGGCCAGCCCTATACCATTGGCGGCGGATCGGTCTGCTTTATTCGCGATCACGACCGGCATCTTTACGAGCACACGGACAATCTGTGTCTGACCAACGTGCTCTATCGCGCGCCGGATGCGTTTCGTTTTCTCGCCGGGGTCAGCCAGCTGCTGCCCCAGGAGCAGGAGGGCAACTACCCGTCGCACTGGCGAGTGAACCAGACGGTCCTGCAGCAGGTGCGGCATATCGTGGCGCAGATGGAGGCCATGGGGAGCGAAACGGATACCCATGCCGTCGCCAGCCGTGAGATCCTGTTTATGCAGCTGCTGGTGCTGCTGCGGAAAAGCAGCCTTGCGGAAGAGGCCACCAACAACGATGCGCGGCTGAATCAGCTGCTGGCCTGGCTGGAAGACCATTTTGCGCAGGAGATCTGCTGGGAGGAGGTGGCGGCGCAGTTTTCGCTGTCGCTGCGTACTCTACACCGCCAGCTGAAGCAGCAGACCGGCCTGACGCCGCAGCGCTATCTCAACCGGGTGCGCCTGATGAAAGCCCGCCACCTGCTGCGCCACAGCGATGAAAGCGTGACTGATATCGCCTATCGCTGCGGATTCGGCGACAGTAACCACTTTTCGACGCTTTTTCGCCGCGAGTTTTCCTGGTCGCCGCGCGATATCCGCCAGGGGCGCGACGCTATTCTTCAGTAA
- the sodA gene encoding superoxide dismutase [Mn] has protein sequence MSYTLPSLPYAYDALEPHFDKQTMEIHHTKHHQTYVNNANAALESLPEFANLSAEELITKLDQLPADKKTVLRNNAGGHANHSLFWKGLKTGTTLQGDLKAAIERDFGSVDNFKAEFEKAAATRFGSGWAWLVLKGDKLAVVSTANQDSPLMGEAISGASGFPILGLDVWEHAYYLKFQNRRPDYIKAFWDVVNWDEAAARFAAKK, from the coding sequence ATGAGCTATACCCTGCCATCCCTGCCGTACGCTTACGATGCTCTGGAACCGCACTTCGACAAGCAGACGATGGAGATCCATCACACCAAACACCATCAGACCTACGTGAACAATGCCAACGCCGCGCTGGAAAGCCTGCCGGAGTTCGCTAACCTGTCCGCTGAAGAGCTGATCACCAAGCTGGATCAGCTGCCGGCTGACAAAAAAACCGTACTGCGTAACAACGCCGGCGGCCACGCGAACCACAGCCTGTTCTGGAAAGGCCTGAAAACCGGTACCACCCTGCAGGGCGACCTGAAAGCGGCTATCGAGCGCGATTTCGGCTCTGTGGACAACTTCAAAGCGGAATTCGAAAAAGCCGCTGCGACCCGTTTCGGTTCCGGCTGGGCGTGGCTGGTCCTGAAAGGTGACAAACTGGCCGTTGTCTCCACCGCAAACCAGGATTCCCCGCTGATGGGCGAAGCCATTTCCGGCGCTTCCGGCTTCCCAATCCTGGGTCTGGACGTGTGGGAACACGCTTACTACCTGAAATTCCAGAACCGTCGCCCGGACTACATCAAAGCCTTCTGGGACGTGGTGAACTGGGACGAAGCTGCAGCGCGTTTTGCCGCCAAAAAATAA